The sequence ATGGCGTAAAAGTAGTGTTCGACGACCCTTCCCTCGCTGGCAAGAAATTTACCGGTGGACTGGAAAAACTTCAGACCCTTGATTACTTCCTCGAAACACTACAGATCATTGGAGATGTAGATCACTACTACGACAAAGACGTATTGCACCTGAAATTGAAGAAATAATTGTTATTCAGAAAGCTATAGATTTTGATAAAATAATAGCTAACCTAATATCCGGTATTGCTGCTGCAAATTCCGGATGGCGTACTTGATCAGGGAATTATGCCCTGTCAGGTTTAGCTTTTTTGAAATGTTGTGCCTGTGGTTCTCAACAGTCTTGATACTAATGTTGAGAGCCTGTGCAATTTCTTTAGTGCTCAATCCTTCCGCAATCATCTGCATGATGCGTAGTTCTGTTTTACTCAGTTTGCTGTGTATCTCCGGGGCAACTACAGGCATAGACACAATGGTGGTATGCTTTTTCTCCCGATGTTGCAGGTTGAAAACCGTAAACCTTGTGATCCTCGATTTAATACTCATGAGCAGTTCTTTGCTCTTAAAAGGCTTGGTCAGAAAATCATCTGCACCGAGATTCATTCCCATCCGCATATCTTCCTTACTTTCTTTGCCACTGATCAGTATAATGGGTAAATGCTGCAGTGTGGGGTCGTTTCGCAATTCCATAAGGAAGTGGTAACCACTGCCACCTCTCAGTTTTACGCCACATAAAATGAGGTCCGGTTTAAACTGACGGCTCATGTACATCCCTTCTTCGGGGGTTGTACTGGTGATCAGATCGTAGTTGTGTAGGGCTAGTAGCTGCTGGATTTTCCGGATTAAAGCAGTGTCTTCCTCCAAGAGTAAAATTTTATAGATTGGTGCTGTCATTCAATTTAATTTGAGCTGGTTTATACGTTCTCGTTAGGCCTGTTTTCGCTGCATAGGGGCCTTTTTTAGTTCGCTGGTTCTCATCAAGAACGCATATCTCCTGCTGACGTGGTTTAATAGGACTGATAAATGCCACTGTTAGATTGAATAAATTTTCCCACTCTGATTGGTGAAAGCGATGGATAATGGTTGGTTCCTTTCTCCAAAGTTGCAGGTAATGTGCTAATGACCATACTCATTTTTTTTTAGTCTAATAATAATGTCTTTTTCCTAGTGGGGTTTTTCAAGAAGATAGGTATGGATTCCAACTGCTGACCTGCACGTAAATATGCGTCAAATAACCGCCCCTTTTGCCTTTTCAGCTGTGGTCGATACTTAAAATAAGTGTTAGTACCTAGAAATATGTGTATACTTACTCATTTTATAAAAAAGCATGCCAATAAATGTAGTTTTGACGACAACAATTTTACATCTTTACAGTAATAAATGCATAAAGCATTTAAAACTAGATATATTCAGTGTAAAAATTAACATCAATAAGGTATAAAATTTATGTCTTATTTCATTGATTTAATTTTTTGGAACGATATACAAGTGAAACAGGAAGAGTATAGCTCAAAATTGATAGAGAGCCATATCCATAATAAAGCCAGACTCTCGCTAAGCCTTGGTATGCGTATTGGGTACCAGGGCAACTGCGATAGATTTGGGACCCCAAGGCTACAAGCTGTGTATCCCTCTATACCAGGCTCTGCATAGGAACTGTGTAACCCCACGGTAAATATATAGAACAGCGCCAGGTACCTTATTAATACACAGGTTTTCATAGGATAGATAACTAAATTGCCGCCTATTCCTGGGCGGCATTTCATTTTTACGTCAGTCACGATCGCTACTTTCTTCTGCTAACTATCAATTTTCAGGCAGTCAATACCGCTATTTCCTTCTACCGACAGTACATTTTCCGTCATTCAATACCGCTATTTTCTTCTGTTGACTGTACATTTCCCGTCAGTCACGATCGCTATTTCCTTCTACCGACAGTACATTTTCCGTCATTCAATACCGCTATTTTCTTCTGTTGACTGTACATTTCCCGTCCGCCACGATCACTATTTCCTTCTACCGACAGTACATTTTCCGTCATTCAATACCGCTATTTTCTTCTGTTGACTGTACATTTCCCGTCAGCCACGATCACTATTCCCTTCTGCCATCCATCCATTTTCCATCATTTACCCATCCCTATTACCTCCTCCTTGCCCCCCGCGACCCTACTTTCATTCCCACTCCGATGCTACCATTCCCAACACCCGTTTCCTTTTAATTAAATAATTCCTTAGATTTATTCTTCAGGTCTTCGGGCCCTTCTAACTACTATGTATATACTATTAACTTAAATAATTCCATGGAACAATCCACTACTCAATCAGCCCGGAGGAAATTTCTCCGTAACTTATCACTTGGCACCCTGGCTGCGGCGGCCCTTCCTGACATCTCATTTGCCAACCCCATTAGTGAAAAAGCTAAAAAGATAACCCTGAAAAAGGATGCTGTGATCCTGTTCCAGGGCGATTCTATTACCGATGCCGGCCGTAAAAGAGATCATGATGAAGCAAACAATGGCGGTGCCCTGGGCACCGGGTATGCATTTCTCGCAGCGGCAGCTTTGTTAAAACAATTCCCTGACCGGAACCTGAAGATCTATAACAGAGGCATCAGCGGGAATAAAGTATACCAGCTGGCAGAACGCTGGGACGCAGATTGCCTGAACCTGCAACCAGATGTACTCAGTATTTTGATTGGGGTAAATGACTATTGGCATACGCTGACTAATAATTATACCGGTACCGTTAAAACCTATCAGGATGACCTGACTGCTTTGCTGGATCGTACGAAGCAGAAATTACCAAATGTACAGTTGATTATCGGAGAGCCGTTTGCTGTCAATCATGTGAAAGCTGTAGATGACAAATGGTTTCCGGCATTTAATGACTATCGTACAGCTGCAAAAGAAATAGCAGGTAAATACAATGCCATTTTCATTCCTTACCAGGATATCTTTGATAAGGCACAAAAGTCTGCACCAGGTAGTTACTGGACGGGGGATGGGGTACATCCCAGCCTGGCAGGTGCAGAGCTGATGGCGAGTAGCTGGTTGGATACTGTAAAATAATAATGCAAAAAGAAACGCTTCTGCCCAAGGTAGAAGCGTTTCTTTTTTAGTACCCTGACCTGCGGCCGGCAGAAATACAATGGTTTAATACATCAATTTATACACCACCGGCGTCACTATCCTCGACAACAACGTTGAACTAATCAACCCGCCAATCAACACAATCGCCAGCGGCGCTATCAACGGATTCGTACTGATCGCGATCGGTATCAATCCACCAATCGCCGTCAATGATGTCAATACAATCGGCAGGAACCTGATCTCACCCGCCTCACGGATCGCTGCGTCCAATGATTTACCCTGCTCTCTCAACTGGTTCGTAAAATCTACCAGCAGTATCGTATTCTTCACCTCAATCCCTGCCAGCGCAATCATACCGATGATCGCCACAAAAGACAGTGAATTGCCCGTCATCCATAAAGCTACTGCCGCACCTACAACCCCCAATGGGATGACTGACAATACCACAAACGTGCTCTTGAATGTCCTGAACTCCAATATCAACACCGCTATAAACATAAACACCGTCAGGATAATAATATTGGTAAAATCCCCAAATGAATCCTTCCTTGATTCAATCTCACCACCCATCTCATATGAATACCCCTTCGGCAAGGGCATCGCATCCATCTTCGCTATCACATCATTCAGCACCTTGTCCACCAGTACTCCTTTATCTACAAAAGCCGTCACAGATACTACTCTTCTCTTCTCCTGATGACTGATACTGATCGGAGAGTTCTCCATTTTCAAATCCGCCACCTGGCCCAAAGGAATCGCCTTTCCATCATTGTTATTTACATACAGACTGTTGAACACATCCATCGTTGGTCTGCCTTCCTTATTCCTCGTCAGCAAAATGT is a genomic window of Chitinophaga sp. LS1 containing:
- a CDS encoding response regulator transcription factor → MTAPIYKILLLEEDTALIRKIQQLLALHNYDLITSTTPEEGMYMSRQFKPDLILCGVKLRGGSGYHFLMELRNDPTLQHLPIILISGKESKEDMRMGMNLGADDFLTKPFKSKELLMSIKSRITRFTVFNLQHREKKHTTIVSMPVVAPEIHSKLSKTELRIMQMIAEGLSTKEIAQALNISIKTVENHRHNISKKLNLTGHNSLIKYAIRNLQQQYRILG
- a CDS encoding SGNH/GDSL hydrolase family protein, translated to MEQSTTQSARRKFLRNLSLGTLAAAALPDISFANPISEKAKKITLKKDAVILFQGDSITDAGRKRDHDEANNGGALGTGYAFLAAAALLKQFPDRNLKIYNRGISGNKVYQLAERWDADCLNLQPDVLSILIGVNDYWHTLTNNYTGTVKTYQDDLTALLDRTKQKLPNVQLIIGEPFAVNHVKAVDDKWFPAFNDYRTAAKEIAGKYNAIFIPYQDIFDKAQKSAPGSYWTGDGVHPSLAGAELMASSWLDTVK